A single genomic interval of Camelus ferus isolate YT-003-E unplaced genomic scaffold, BCGSAC_Cfer_1.0 contig299, whole genome shotgun sequence harbors:
- the LOC102523427 gene encoding E3 ubiquitin-protein ligase RNF113A, with product MAEQLSPEKTTDQVCSFLFKKPGRKGATGRRKRPTCGRESGDSDSSSDEGSTVVHPEKKRETHNPMMQTTRVSGKRKAAFGDLSSEEAGRGENEPESPGVVYKSTHSAKPVGPEDMGATAVSELDTEKERDAQAIFERSRKIQEELGGKDDDKIYRGINNYQKYMKPRDTSTSHASSGMLRKGPVRAPKHLRATVRWDYQPDICKDYKETGFCGFGDSCKFLHDRSDYKHGWQIERELDEGRYGVYEDENYEVGSDEEEIPVKCFICRQTFQNPVVTKCRHYFCESCALQHFRTTQRCYVCDQQTNGVFNPAKELIAKLEKHRAAEKGGASDFPEDPDEGPIPII from the coding sequence ATGGCAGAGCAGCTTTCTCCAGAAAAGACGACGGACCAGGTGTGctccttccttttcaaaaagCCTGGGCGAAAAGGGGCTACAGGCCGCAGAAAACGCCCGACCTGCGGCCGAGAGTCCGGAGACAGCGACAGCAGCAGCGACGAAGGCAGCACCGTGGTTCACCCGGAAAAGAAGCGGGAGACCCACAATCCGATGATGCAGACGACCCGTGTTAGCGGTAAACGGAAGGCGGCCTTCGGCGACCTCAGTAgcgaggaggcggggaggggggagaacGAGCCCGAGAGTCCCGGCGTGGTCTACAAGTCCACTCACTCCGCGAAACCCGTGGGGCCAGAGGACATGGGGGCGACTGCTGTCTCCGAGCTAGACACAGAGAAGGAGCGAGACGCACAAGCCATCTTTGAGCGCAGCCGGAAGatccaggaggagctggggggcaAGGACGACGACAAGATCTACCGGGGAATCAATAATTATCAGAAATACATGAAGCCCAGGGATACGTCTACGAGCCATGCGTCCTCTGGCATGCTGAGGAAGGGCCCCGTCCGAGCTCCCAAGCACCTACGTGCCACGGTGCGCTGGGATTACCAGCCCGACATTTGTAAGGACTACAAGGAAACTGGCTTCTGTGGCTTCGGAGACAGCTGCAAATTCCTCCATGACCGTTCAGATTACAAGCATGGGTGGCAGATCGAACGTGAGCTTGATGAGGGTCGCTATGGTGTCTATGAGGACGAAAACTATGAAGTGGGAAGCGATGAGGAGGAAATACCAGTCAAGTGTTTCATCTGTCGCCAGACCTTCCAAAACCCAGTTGTCACCAAGTGCAGGCATTATTTCTGTGAGAGCTGTGCACTGCAGCATTTCCGCACCACCCAACGCTGCTACGTCTGTGACCAGCAGACCAATGGTGTCTTCAATCCAGCGAAAGAACTGATTGCTAAACTGGAGAAGCATCGAGCAGCAGAAAAGGGTGGTGCTTCCGATTTCCCAGAAGACCCTGATGAGGGTCCAATTCCCATTATTTAG